In a genomic window of Hyphomicrobiales bacterium:
- a CDS encoding transcriptional regulator → MTNAREATDFLKALSHESRLLILCFLADGEKSVTELEEILELRQPTVSQQLARLRMDRLVTTRREGKTIYYSLAGDETRTIINAIYEVFCCTEDLSR, encoded by the coding sequence ATGACGAATGCGCGCGAGGCAACGGACTTCCTGAAAGCGCTTTCTCACGAGAGCCGCCTTCTGATTCTCTGCTTCCTCGCCGACGGCGAAAAATCGGTGACGGAACTGGAAGAAATCCTCGAACTGCGCCAGCCGACGGTGTCGCAGCAGCTCGCTCGCCTGCGCATGGACCGGCTGGTCACGACGCGGCGCGAGGGCAAGACGATTTATTACAGCCTTGCCGGCGACGAAACGCGGACAATTATCAACGCGATCTACGAAGTGTTCTGCTGCACCGAGGACCTGAGCCGCTAA
- a CDS encoding thioredoxin, which yields MAFSLFSAPSLWAAEIEPPTLTEDGLHRQPWFLESFLELADDLSTAADAGKRFAIMWELKGCPYCKETHFVNFADAEINRFVRENFDVLQLNIIGSKRVTDFDGEVLSEKDLARKYGIRFTPTFQFFPESADGLADKAAGDREVTRAAGYLKPPHFLAMFRYVQEKAYEAESFRKYVRRARS from the coding sequence ATGGCTTTTTCGCTGTTTTCTGCGCCATCTCTATGGGCCGCGGAAATCGAGCCGCCGACACTTACCGAAGATGGTCTGCATCGTCAGCCATGGTTCCTGGAGAGTTTCCTGGAACTGGCCGACGATTTGAGCACGGCTGCGGATGCCGGAAAACGGTTCGCGATCATGTGGGAGCTGAAAGGCTGCCCATACTGCAAAGAAACGCATTTCGTAAATTTTGCCGACGCGGAGATCAATCGCTTCGTGCGCGAGAACTTCGACGTGCTGCAGCTCAACATCATCGGGTCCAAGCGGGTCACGGATTTCGACGGCGAGGTCCTGTCGGAAAAGGACCTGGCGCGGAAATACGGCATCCGTTTCACGCCGACGTTCCAGTTTTTTCCGGAAAGCGCGGACGGACTGGCGGACAAGGCGGCGGGCGATCGGGAGGTCACGCGGGCGGCAGGGTACCTCAAGCCGCCGCACTTCCTGGCGATGTTCAGGTACGTACAAGAAAAAGCGTATGAGGCGGAGAGCTTCCGAAAATATGTCAGACGAGCGCGTAGTTAA
- the soxZ gene encoding thiosulfate oxidation carrier complex protein SoxZ: protein MADGKPRIKVPKKASKGEVITIKTLISHKMESGQRKNKDGSPIPRKIINKFTCEFNGTPVFSADLDPAVSANPYIEFSVKVEESGTFKFSWVDDDGTVYSKEQAIEVN, encoded by the coding sequence ATGGCAGACGGAAAGCCGCGTATCAAGGTGCCGAAGAAGGCTTCCAAGGGTGAGGTGATCACGATCAAGACGCTGATCAGCCACAAGATGGAGTCCGGCCAGCGCAAGAACAAGGACGGTTCGCCGATCCCGCGCAAGATCATCAACAAGTTCACGTGCGAGTTCAACGGCACCCCGGTGTTCTCGGCGGATCTGGACCCGGCGGTTTCGGCGAATCCGTACATCGAATTCTCCGTCAAGGTCGAAGAGTCCGGTACCTTCAAGTTCAGCTGGGTGGACGACGATGGAACGGTCTACTCCAAAGAGCAGGCGATCGAAGTCAACTGA
- a CDS encoding EamA/RhaT family transporter, with product MPLFFSSNLIFGRVAISTVEPWTLATLRWTLAFLVLLPFAWRGIIEHRQVFRDNWTMIVMLGLLSMWICGALVYFALRYTTATNGTLIYTSSPVLIVLLEWAFRGRRISPREALGIVTALVGVVMIVVKGDLDTLLGLRFNVGDIIFAIAAISWAAYSVLLKRGEFSSVPTLSMFAVIAAAGAATLFPFMIWESIEVGTFPTDAGSWSSIAGIVIFSSVLAFSCFQYGIKVVGPAITGMFMYLLPPYGVMMAVLFLGETLRPFHFAGFVLIMTGLLLGTLPKDIIRRIRNLFGNVARSRG from the coding sequence ATGCCGCTGTTCTTCTCGTCCAACCTGATTTTCGGGCGGGTCGCGATTTCGACGGTCGAACCCTGGACGTTGGCGACGCTACGCTGGACGCTTGCCTTTTTAGTGCTGCTGCCATTTGCCTGGCGCGGCATCATCGAGCACCGACAGGTGTTTCGCGATAACTGGACGATGATCGTCATGCTTGGCCTGCTCAGCATGTGGATCTGCGGCGCGCTGGTGTATTTCGCCCTGCGCTACACCACCGCAACCAATGGCACGCTGATCTATACCTCCTCGCCGGTTCTCATCGTCCTTCTGGAATGGGCGTTCCGCGGCCGCCGGATTTCGCCGCGCGAAGCGCTCGGCATCGTGACGGCGCTGGTCGGCGTCGTCATGATCGTGGTGAAGGGCGATCTCGATACCCTGCTCGGCTTGCGCTTCAATGTCGGCGATATCATCTTCGCAATCGCTGCGATCTCCTGGGCGGCCTATTCGGTGCTCTTGAAGCGCGGCGAGTTTAGCAGCGTCCCGACCCTGTCGATGTTTGCCGTCATCGCGGCGGCCGGCGCGGCGACACTGTTTCCCTTCATGATCTGGGAGAGCATCGAGGTCGGCACTTTCCCGACCGACGCCGGCTCCTGGTCTTCGATCGCCGGCATCGTGATCTTCTCCTCGGTGCTCGCATTCTCGTGTTTCCAGTACGGCATCAAGGTCGTGGGCCCGGCGATCACCGGAATGTTCATGTATCTGCTACCACCCTACGGCGTCATGATGGCCGTCCTGTTTCTCGGCGAAACCCTGCGTCCGTTCCACTTCGCAGGCTTCGTGCTGATCATGACGGGGCTGCTGCTCGGAACTTTGCCCAAGGACATCATCCGCCGCATCCGCAACTTGTTCGGTAACGTGGCGCGCTCGCGCGGCTGA
- the soxA gene encoding sulfur oxidation c-type cytochrome SoxA, with protein MPGLPSIEGHGPITTHTKSPKGHPLDEVISGFEYRTRETQALELDDFQNPGMLAVEQGEELWSKFDGDAGKSCESCHGDASESMKGVGAAMPKWNEGAGKPVNLEMQINLCRTERMGAKPYKFNSGDQKAMVTYVRHQSRGMPVTLDLEKGEMQKWWDQGKDIYYTRYGQLELSCASCHEINYGKYIRADHLSQGQINGFPTYRLKSQGIVLTHARFKGCVRDTRAVPFKPMSDELLALEVYVAWRGTGLSVETPAVRQ; from the coding sequence ATGCCGGGTCTGCCGAGCATCGAGGGCCACGGCCCGATCACCACGCATACGAAGTCGCCGAAGGGGCATCCGCTCGACGAAGTGATTTCGGGCTTCGAATACCGCACCCGCGAGACCCAGGCTCTGGAGCTGGACGACTTCCAGAACCCGGGTATGCTGGCGGTGGAACAGGGCGAAGAACTCTGGTCGAAGTTTGACGGCGACGCGGGCAAGTCCTGCGAGTCGTGCCACGGTGACGCTTCGGAGAGCATGAAGGGCGTCGGTGCCGCCATGCCGAAGTGGAACGAGGGTGCCGGCAAGCCGGTGAATCTGGAAATGCAGATCAATCTCTGCCGTACGGAGCGGATGGGTGCCAAGCCCTACAAGTTCAACTCCGGCGATCAGAAGGCGATGGTGACCTATGTGCGGCATCAGTCGCGCGGCATGCCGGTCACGCTCGACCTGGAAAAGGGCGAGATGCAGAAGTGGTGGGATCAGGGTAAGGACATCTACTACACCCGCTACGGCCAGCTCGAACTGTCATGCGCAAGCTGTCATGAGATCAACTACGGCAAGTACATTCGTGCCGACCATCTCAGCCAGGGCCAGATCAACGGCTTCCCGACCTATCGGTTGAAGAGCCAGGGTATCGTGCTGACCCATGCCCGCTTCAAGGGCTGCGTCCGCGACACCCGCGCGGTTCCGTTCAAGCCGATGTCGGACGAGCTTCTGGCGCTTGAGGTCTACGTTGCCTGGCGCGGCACCGGTCTCTCGGTCGAGACGCCGGCGGTTCGCCAGTAG
- the soxX gene encoding sulfur oxidation c-type cytochrome SoxX, translated as MKSTWKTLVAAGVMAFGAMSGANAAYEVVDHGIAKPHTEQAGNADEGRKIMVNRKLGNCLACHAVSVLQDQPFHCEVGPALNGVAERYSEEQLRLIVTDAKQIFEGTVMPSFMKTSGFIRVREDLEGKSILTPQQVEDVIAFLKTLK; from the coding sequence ATGAAATCTACATGGAAAACACTTGTCGCGGCCGGGGTGATGGCTTTCGGTGCGATGTCGGGTGCCAATGCGGCCTACGAAGTCGTCGATCATGGCATCGCAAAGCCGCACACCGAGCAGGCGGGCAATGCGGACGAAGGTCGCAAGATCATGGTCAACCGCAAATTGGGCAACTGTCTTGCCTGTCATGCGGTGTCCGTGCTCCAGGACCAGCCGTTCCACTGCGAGGTCGGCCCGGCGCTCAACGGTGTTGCCGAGCGTTACAGCGAAGAGCAGCTTCGTCTCATCGTCACTGACGCAAAGCAGATCTTCGAAGGCACGGTGATGCCGTCCTTCATGAAGACGTCCGGTTTCATCCGGGTGCGCGAAGATCTCGAAGGCAAGTCGATCCTGACCCCGCAGCAGGTCGAGGACGTGATCGCCTTCCTGAAAACCCTCAAGTAG
- the soxY gene encoding thiosulfate oxidation carrier protein SoxY: protein MTTFTRRQALLLGAGAASLAMIGSVPVVFAEGKADEMIKAFTGGAEPATGKVTLDAPEIAENGNTVPVSFTVDSPMTADDHVAAVMVLAEGNPSPAVATFNFSAMSGSANASTRIRLAKTQRVIAIAKMKDGSTYMDAKTVKVTIGGCGG, encoded by the coding sequence ATGACCACTTTCACGCGACGTCAGGCGCTTCTGCTGGGCGCCGGTGCGGCTTCGCTGGCGATGATCGGCTCGGTTCCGGTCGTTTTTGCCGAAGGCAAGGCTGACGAAATGATCAAGGCGTTCACCGGCGGTGCCGAACCGGCGACCGGCAAGGTCACGCTCGACGCTCCGGAAATCGCCGAGAACGGCAACACTGTGCCGGTGTCGTTCACCGTCGACAGCCCGATGACTGCTGATGACCACGTGGCGGCCGTCATGGTTCTCGCCGAGGGCAATCCGAGCCCGGCGGTTGCGACCTTCAACTTCTCCGCCATGAGCGGTTCGGCGAACGCCTCGACCCGTATTCGTCTGGCCAAGACCCAGCGCGTCATCGCGATTGCGAAGATGAAGGACGGCTCGACGTACATGGATGCCAAGACCGTGAAGGTCACGATCGGCGGCTGCGGCGGCTAA
- the soxB gene encoding thiosulfohydrolase SoxB, which yields MGTSRREFLQIAMATAALTGASSGMPWARLMAQQALTEKDVFSFDPMGNVTLVHMTDLHAQLKPVYFREPSINLGVGEVSGLPPHLTGKDFLEKYGIAAGTPAAYALTSEDFVSLARSYGRMGGMDRVATVLKNIRAERGEDKVLFLDGGDTWQGSYTSLQTNGADVVEVMNALKPDAMTAHWEFTFGSDRVKEIVESLDFAFLCGNVRDTEWDEPAFESTAFFEKGGVKVAVIGQAFPYTPIANPRWMFPEWSFGIREEDVQKNIDEARAAGAAVVVLLSHNGFDVDRKLASRVTGLDVILTGHTHDALPDMVKVGNTLLVASGSNGKFVSRLDLDVRDGEVKDFRYKLIPIFSDIIQPDPEIASMIDRLRAPYESELNRVLGKTESLLYRRGNFNGTFDDLICQALLSERDAQIALSPGFRWGTSLLPGQDVTIDDLFTATGMSYPEAYRSTMNGKLIKDILEDVADNLFNPDPYYQQGGDMVRVGGLGYTIDPKKAIGSRISEMTLLATGETIDPGKDYVVSGWASVNEGTEGPPIWDVVESHIGKEGTVKLEENRSVKVVGM from the coding sequence ATGGGAACCTCCCGGCGTGAGTTTCTGCAGATTGCCATGGCGACCGCAGCCCTGACGGGCGCGAGCAGTGGTATGCCCTGGGCGCGGCTGATGGCGCAGCAGGCTCTGACCGAAAAGGATGTCTTTTCGTTCGATCCGATGGGCAATGTGACGCTGGTTCACATGACGGACCTGCACGCGCAGCTCAAGCCGGTGTATTTCCGCGAGCCGTCGATCAATCTCGGCGTTGGTGAGGTTTCCGGCCTGCCGCCGCACCTGACGGGCAAGGACTTCCTCGAGAAGTACGGCATTGCGGCAGGCACGCCGGCGGCCTACGCGCTGACCAGCGAGGATTTCGTCTCGCTCGCCAGGTCCTATGGCCGCATGGGCGGCATGGACCGCGTCGCGACCGTGCTGAAGAACATTCGCGCCGAGCGCGGCGAGGACAAGGTTCTGTTCCTCGACGGTGGCGACACATGGCAGGGCAGCTACACCTCGCTGCAGACCAATGGCGCCGATGTCGTCGAGGTCATGAATGCGCTGAAGCCGGATGCGATGACCGCGCACTGGGAATTCACCTTCGGTTCCGATCGGGTCAAGGAAATCGTTGAAAGTCTCGACTTCGCGTTCCTTTGCGGCAATGTCCGCGACACGGAATGGGACGAGCCGGCGTTTGAATCGACCGCTTTCTTCGAAAAGGGTGGCGTCAAGGTCGCCGTCATCGGTCAGGCCTTCCCGTATACGCCGATCGCCAATCCACGCTGGATGTTCCCGGAGTGGTCGTTCGGTATCCGCGAGGAAGACGTCCAGAAGAACATCGACGAGGCGCGCGCCGCCGGTGCCGCGGTGGTTGTTCTGCTGTCGCACAATGGCTTCGACGTCGACCGCAAGCTCGCCTCGCGGGTCACCGGGCTCGATGTCATCCTGACCGGCCATACGCACGATGCGTTGCCGGACATGGTCAAGGTCGGCAATACGCTGCTGGTCGCTTCAGGGTCGAACGGCAAGTTCGTGTCGCGCCTCGATCTCGATGTGCGTGACGGCGAGGTGAAGGATTTCCGCTACAAGCTGATCCCGATCTTCTCCGACATCATCCAGCCGGACCCCGAAATCGCGTCGATGATCGACCGGTTGCGCGCGCCTTACGAGAGCGAACTCAACCGGGTTCTCGGCAAGACCGAGTCCCTGCTTTACCGGCGTGGCAATTTCAACGGCACGTTCGACGATCTGATCTGTCAGGCGCTGCTGTCGGAGCGCGACGCGCAGATCGCGCTGTCGCCGGGCTTCCGTTGGGGCACATCGCTGCTACCGGGTCAGGACGTCACGATCGACGATCTGTTCACCGCGACCGGCATGTCGTATCCGGAGGCTTATCGCTCGACCATGAACGGCAAGCTCATCAAGGATATTCTTGAGGACGTTGCCGACAATCTGTTCAACCCGGACCCCTACTACCAGCAAGGCGGCGATATGGTTCGCGTCGGCGGCCTCGGCTACACGATCGATCCGAAGAAGGCGATCGGCTCGCGCATCTCCGAGATGACGCTGCTGGCGACCGGGGAAACCATCGATCCGGGCAAGGACTACGTGGTTTCCGGCTGGGCGAGCGTCAACGAAGGCACCGAGGGGCCGCCGATCTGGGATGTCGTCGAGTCCCATATCGGCAAGGAAGGGACCGTCAAGCTCGAGGAAAACCGCAGCGTCAAGGTCGTCGGTATGTAG
- a CDS encoding cytochrome C biogenesis protein: protein MGFDVSYLGAFFGGLIAFVSPCVLPIVPLYLCYVAGVSLDELTTNEDVKVSRKKVFLSVLLFVLGFSTIFTLMGATATALGQMIQAYRGMFEMIAGIIIIVMGLHFLGIFRIGFLAKEARLNVNTGQATYVGAYLVGLAFGFAWSPCVGPVLATILNLAATKDSVWEGVLLLALFSAGLGIPFILSGWFTNYFLGMMKGLRRHMGIIEKVVGAFLIIVGILFLTGDFFQWSAEAGAWMLETFPGIQQFEEKMLGIFGGE, encoded by the coding sequence ATGGGATTTGACGTCAGCTATCTCGGGGCATTTTTCGGCGGTCTGATCGCCTTCGTGTCGCCCTGTGTTCTGCCGATTGTGCCGCTGTATCTGTGTTACGTCGCGGGTGTGTCGCTCGACGAGCTGACGACCAACGAGGACGTCAAGGTTTCGCGCAAGAAGGTGTTCCTTTCGGTGCTCCTTTTCGTGCTCGGTTTCTCGACGATCTTCACGCTGATGGGGGCGACGGCCACCGCGCTCGGCCAGATGATTCAGGCCTATCGCGGCATGTTCGAGATGATCGCCGGCATCATCATCATCGTGATGGGCCTGCACTTCCTCGGCATTTTCCGCATCGGGTTTCTCGCCAAGGAAGCGCGCCTCAACGTCAATACGGGGCAGGCGACCTATGTCGGTGCCTATCTCGTCGGTCTCGCCTTCGGTTTCGCCTGGTCGCCCTGCGTCGGTCCGGTTCTGGCGACGATCCTCAACCTGGCCGCAACGAAGGATTCTGTCTGGGAAGGGGTGCTGTTACTTGCGCTGTTCTCGGCGGGCCTCGGTATTCCGTTCATCCTGTCGGGTTGGTTCACCAACTACTTCCTCGGCATGATGAAGGGTCTGCGCCGGCATATGGGAATCATCGAGAAGGTCGTCGGCGCCTTCCTGATCATCGTCGGCATCCTGTTCCTCACCGGCGATTTCTTCCAGTGGAGCGCCGAGGCAGGTGCCTGGATGCTGGAGACCTTCCCGGGGATTCAGCAGTTCGAAGAAAAGATGCTCGGGATCTTCGGCGGCGAATAG